In a genomic window of Mucilaginibacter sp. KACC 22063:
- a CDS encoding SusC/RagA family TonB-linked outer membrane protein → MKKILLSLLWVLGLWGSYAYAQNRTITGTVIAKEDGLPIPGVTVVVKGTAIGTQTNANGNFTLSNVPANAVITFSSIGYGTIERTASGIKAGQSIELASSQKQLDEVVVTAAGITRSQASLGVAANTIKSSQLNEANPTNLLNGLTAKAPGLQIGRSSGGVNTAVRVTLRGQRSFSGENQPLFVVDGIPVSNASNQPSGTSGNLVDVGNRIGDINPEDIEAVTVLNGPNAAALYGQYGVNGAIIITTKSGKNHSKKNEVTISSSFGIDKVQKLPTLQNEYGSGYDGEYDPIENTNWGPRLDGHMVQSGPTINPGTPGELKRMIPYSAVPNNAKDFFNTGKTWNNTVAFSGGNDKSSFYTSFSDVEVSGVIPMDKFRRNTVKLSGSSQLNNKFNISGSLQYNRNITNTSFQGTTGATGVYNSILNVSRQIDLSQLKDWRNNPFATPDGFFDAYYPNPYYALENNRFNSKLDHVLGNMQIGFDPFKWLNITYRLGTDITTDNRKQTFERTTYGLTSISPSARPANTNGSVIEGNAYDRIINSDLLITFKKDLNKDFSTTFILLNNIYQRNTRDMSTQANAIAIPGFFNLSNAVGQLAGSESTTVRRTYSFAGDLTLDFRKYLFLNATLRNDNASTLPKVNSSYWYPSASLSYIFTQSIPSLKNSDVFSYGKLRGSFARVGRNADPYNLLPTFSPGSGYPYGSAASFSLSNRFPNPGLKPEFTSSFEVGTELSFFRDKLGLDFTWYKTNSTNQIVNVSTASSTGYTSATINAGELINKGVEVALRANPFSNRNGVSWNFTFSYTHNNSKVNSIYRDLQILPLGTGDPVPVAYVGQQFPVLYGTGFLKDPQGRVVVGANGNPIADPNNQILGQVNPKHILGFTNTISYKGLSLTTVLDYRTGNVIYSNTLSGLIFTGSSPVTTQYNREPFVYPNSVIRNADGSYTPNTALKTSDGGFDFWYSVYNQRAANNIVDAAFLKLRTIELAYQLPKKWLDSTPIGRVTVALTGSNILLWTPKSNNVVDPEVSGFGTSNSQGRELTSVPSTRYFGLNLRATF, encoded by the coding sequence ATGAAGAAAATTTTACTAAGCCTTTTATGGGTTTTGGGATTGTGGGGGTCTTATGCCTATGCACAAAACCGAACAATTACCGGGACAGTAATTGCTAAAGAAGACGGTTTGCCAATCCCCGGCGTAACCGTAGTAGTCAAAGGTACCGCCATCGGTACACAAACAAATGCTAATGGTAACTTTACACTTAGCAACGTACCTGCAAATGCGGTGATCACATTTAGTTCTATCGGCTATGGAACTATCGAAAGAACCGCTTCTGGTATTAAAGCAGGACAATCAATTGAATTAGCATCAAGCCAGAAACAGCTTGATGAGGTTGTGGTAACTGCAGCCGGTATTACCCGTTCGCAAGCATCATTAGGTGTTGCTGCTAATACCATTAAATCGTCTCAATTAAACGAGGCTAATCCAACTAACTTACTTAATGGCTTAACAGCTAAAGCGCCTGGTTTACAAATTGGCCGTTCATCTGGTGGTGTAAACACTGCGGTGCGTGTAACGCTTCGTGGTCAGCGTTCATTCTCTGGTGAGAACCAGCCATTGTTCGTTGTTGATGGTATTCCTGTAAGTAATGCCAGTAATCAACCATCAGGTACAAGCGGTAACCTTGTTGATGTTGGTAACCGTATAGGTGATATCAACCCGGAAGATATTGAAGCAGTTACTGTACTTAATGGCCCTAACGCCGCGGCTTTATATGGGCAATATGGTGTGAATGGTGCGATTATTATCACCACTAAATCAGGAAAAAATCATAGCAAAAAGAATGAAGTAACAATTAGTTCTTCTTTTGGTATTGATAAGGTGCAAAAGTTACCTACACTGCAAAACGAGTATGGTTCTGGTTACGACGGTGAGTATGACCCGATTGAAAATACCAACTGGGGGCCAAGATTAGATGGCCATATGGTTCAATCTGGACCAACGATTAATCCAGGAACTCCTGGTGAGTTAAAAAGAATGATTCCTTACAGCGCTGTACCTAATAACGCTAAGGACTTTTTCAATACAGGTAAAACTTGGAATAATACTGTTGCTTTTAGTGGCGGTAATGACAAGTCAAGCTTTTATACTTCTTTTTCAGATGTTGAAGTAAGCGGTGTAATTCCGATGGATAAATTTCGTCGTAATACTGTTAAACTTTCTGGTTCATCACAGTTAAACAATAAGTTTAACATTTCAGGAAGTTTACAATACAACCGTAACATTACAAATACCTCATTTCAGGGTACTACCGGTGCAACAGGTGTTTATAATTCTATCTTAAACGTAAGCAGACAAATTGATCTATCTCAACTCAAAGACTGGAGAAACAATCCATTTGCAACTCCTGATGGTTTCTTTGATGCATACTATCCAAACCCTTATTATGCATTAGAAAATAACAGGTTTAACAGTAAGCTGGACCACGTGTTAGGTAACATGCAAATTGGTTTTGATCCTTTCAAATGGTTAAATATTACTTACCGTTTAGGTACTGATATTACTACCGACAACCGTAAGCAAACATTTGAACGTACCACTTATGGCTTAACTTCAATTTCCCCATCAGCCCGCCCGGCAAATACTAACGGTAGTGTTATTGAAGGTAATGCATATGATAGAATTATCAACTCGGATTTATTAATTACGTTTAAAAAAGACCTGAACAAGGATTTTTCCACGACTTTCATTTTGTTAAACAATATTTACCAAAGAAATACTCGTGATATGTCAACTCAGGCTAATGCGATAGCTATACCTGGGTTCTTTAATCTTTCCAACGCTGTTGGTCAGTTAGCAGGTTCTGAAAGTACTACTGTTAGGAGAACATATTCTTTTGCAGGAGATTTGACGTTAGATTTTAGAAAGTATCTGTTTTTAAATGCTACTTTACGTAACGACAATGCATCTACTTTGCCAAAAGTGAATAGTTCATATTGGTACCCATCTGCCAGCTTAAGCTACATATTTACGCAATCAATTCCTTCTCTAAAAAATAGCGATGTATTTTCTTATGGTAAACTAAGAGGTTCATTTGCGCGTGTAGGAAGAAATGCCGATCCATATAATTTATTACCAACATTCAGCCCAGGTAGTGGTTATCCATATGGCTCTGCAGCCTCTTTCAGTTTATCAAATCGGTTCCCTAATCCTGGTTTGAAACCTGAATTTACATCTTCATTTGAAGTGGGTACTGAATTATCTTTCTTCCGCGATAAGTTAGGATTAGACTTTACATGGTACAAAACAAATAGTACTAATCAAATTGTTAACGTGTCAACAGCTTCTTCAACCGGTTATACCAGTGCAACTATAAATGCTGGTGAACTTATAAATAAAGGCGTTGAGGTTGCTTTACGTGCCAATCCATTCAGTAACAGAAATGGTGTAAGCTGGAATTTTACTTTCAGTTATACACATAATAATAGTAAAGTAAATTCTATTTATAGAGATCTTCAAATATTACCTTTGGGCACAGGCGACCCTGTTCCGGTAGCTTATGTTGGTCAACAATTTCCTGTTTTATATGGTACAGGTTTCTTAAAGGACCCTCAGGGCCGTGTGGTAGTAGGTGCTAATGGTAATCCAATTGCTGATCCAAACAACCAAATATTAGGACAGGTAAATCCTAAGCATATTTTAGGCTTTACTAATACCATTTCTTACAAGGGCCTTTCTTTAACCACTGTTTTAGATTACCGTACAGGAAACGTAATTTATTCAAACACTTTAAGTGGTTTAATATTTACAGGTTCAAGCCCGGTTACCACGCAGTATAACCGCGAACCATTTGTATATCCAAATTCTGTAATCAGAAACGCAGACGGATCATATACGCCAAATACTGCATTAAAAACATCAGACGGTGGATTTGATTTCTGGTATAGCGTTTACAACCAACGTGCTGCAAATAACATCGTTGATGCCGCCTTCTTAAAATTAAGAACGATTGAGCTTGCTTACCAGCTTCCTAAAAAATGGTTAGACAGCACCCCGATTGGCCGTGTTACTGTAGCGTTAACCGGTTCAAACATTCTGTTATGGACACCAAAATCTAACAATGTAGTTGACCCAGAAGTTAGCGGTTTTGGTACAAGTAACTCACAAGGACGTGAGCTTACAAGCGTACCATCAACAAGGTACTTTGGTCTTAACCTAAGAGCAACATTTTAA
- a CDS encoding PadR family transcriptional regulator yields MIIENTQTQMRKGILEYCILCIIARGETYASDIIAELRKAQLLVVEGTLYPLLTRLKNNGLLNYSWVESTSGPPRKYYMLSEEGKHVLKQLDKTWQELSFAVQTSIEGKSKN; encoded by the coding sequence ATGATAATTGAAAACACTCAAACCCAAATGCGGAAAGGAATACTGGAGTATTGTATTCTTTGCATTATAGCGCGGGGGGAAACATATGCCTCAGACATTATAGCTGAATTGCGTAAGGCACAGCTGCTTGTAGTTGAAGGAACCCTTTACCCGCTGCTTACCCGTTTAAAAAATAACGGATTATTAAACTATAGTTGGGTCGAATCCACCTCGGGTCCGCCACGTAAATACTATATGCTTTCTGAAGAAGGAAAACATGTTTTGAAACAGCTCGATAAAACCTGGCAGGAACTTTCTTTTGCCGTGCAAACATCTATAGAAGGAAAATCTAAAAACTGA
- a CDS encoding SusD/RagB family nutrient-binding outer membrane lipoprotein: MNKKNIFRGLTVALFALVTSSCEKDFLDINTSPNSPSTSTPELVLPSATNFLGSNVNGRFNVLGNLLTGNWGQAPDYLFYIPQETYNITPSTYDAGWTDIYANSLKNLQYVIDNANGKKNLVAIAKIVQAYDYQVLVDLWGDVPFTDALKNTQVINPKYDSAASVYDNIVKLIDDGIANIDVSTTAAKPGDADIVFKNSNLTTEMNNWRKFANTLKLRVMIRQSRVASRQAQVSAIAASLANATFLGAGENAGSNPGYANQSGQFSPIYTSIGFSLTGAATSNYTATRANNFALTYLQNTNDTRYTLLYRPVPGTTNTYKGVVAGSTATTGNRSTDLSPVGAAIVKSSADGGYATPAYLITASESFFLQAEAQVRGLLPGGAAAAATNYTNGILESYKLLGSTTTAATTYIAANPTNRLVNFALATTTEQQVEAIVTQKWIALNGINGLEAWTEFRRTGYPKANPLTKNQQSGGKFPVRLPYPQNEVNANGSNIPQIANIYDTRIFWDVD, from the coding sequence ATGAATAAGAAAAATATTTTTAGAGGTTTAACGGTTGCATTATTTGCACTGGTTACCTCGAGCTGTGAAAAAGACTTTTTAGATATAAATACAAGCCCAAATAGTCCATCTACCAGTACACCTGAATTGGTATTGCCAAGTGCAACAAACTTTTTAGGATCTAATGTTAATGGCCGTTTCAATGTGCTGGGTAATCTTTTAACAGGTAACTGGGGACAAGCACCAGATTATTTGTTTTATATTCCGCAGGAAACATATAACATTACGCCATCAACGTATGATGCCGGTTGGACAGATATCTACGCAAACTCATTGAAAAATTTGCAATATGTAATTGATAATGCAAATGGCAAAAAGAATCTTGTTGCAATTGCCAAAATTGTTCAAGCGTATGATTACCAGGTTTTAGTTGATCTTTGGGGTGATGTGCCATTTACTGATGCATTGAAAAATACCCAGGTAATTAATCCTAAATATGATTCAGCGGCAAGCGTATATGATAATATTGTTAAATTGATTGACGATGGTATTGCTAACATTGATGTAAGCACCACTGCCGCGAAACCTGGCGATGCTGATATTGTGTTCAAAAACTCTAACCTAACTACAGAGATGAACAACTGGCGTAAATTTGCCAACACACTTAAATTGCGTGTAATGATACGCCAAAGCCGTGTGGCAAGCCGCCAGGCACAGGTAAGCGCTATTGCCGCTTCTTTAGCAAATGCAACTTTCTTGGGTGCAGGTGAAAATGCAGGTTCAAATCCTGGATATGCAAACCAATCAGGCCAGTTTAGCCCTATCTATACTTCTATTGGTTTTTCATTAACAGGTGCTGCTACATCAAACTATACCGCAACCCGTGCTAATAATTTTGCATTAACTTATTTGCAAAATACTAACGATACCCGTTATACCTTATTATATAGGCCAGTTCCGGGTACAACTAATACCTATAAAGGTGTAGTTGCAGGTAGTACTGCTACAACTGGTAACAGATCTACAGATCTGTCACCAGTTGGTGCTGCAATCGTTAAATCTTCAGCTGATGGTGGTTATGCTACTCCAGCTTACCTGATCACAGCTTCTGAAAGCTTCTTCTTGCAGGCAGAAGCCCAGGTAAGAGGTTTATTACCAGGCGGTGCAGCAGCTGCAGCAACTAACTATACTAACGGTATCCTTGAATCTTATAAGCTATTAGGTTCAACAACAACAGCGGCTACAACTTACATTGCTGCTAACCCAACTAACCGTTTAGTAAACTTTGCATTAGCTACTACTACAGAGCAGCAAGTTGAAGCAATTGTAACTCAAAAATGGATTGCTTTGAATGGTATCAATGGTTTGGAAGCATGGACCGAGTTCAGAAGAACTGGATATCCTAAAGCAAACCCGCTTACCAAAAATCAGCAAAGCGGTGGTAAATTCCCTGTAAGATTACCTTATCCACAAAACGAAGTAAATGCTAACGGATCAAATATTCCGCAAATTGCAAACATTTACGATACCCGTATTTTCTGGGATGTTGATTAA
- a CDS encoding SusC/RagA family TonB-linked outer membrane protein produces MKKLLLYFLCFLMFSVTQVYAQSRTVTGTVTGRDDKQPIPGASVRVKGTQVGTVTDVNGRYSINVPAGSNTLVVTFLGYASSEVPAVGKTVDVIMAPSSRELTEVVVTGYGTQTKAAATGPVASVGSKDLEDKPYSSMDQALQGRVAGLQSVGGSGQPGALQQIRIRGIGSITAGSDPLYVVDGVPVNSGDLSSNTTSSSAIAAINPNDIESIQVLKDASQAAIYGSRGANGVIVITTKSGRAGKTKVRLDAEYGYVKPSTLPKAGRPLTTDQWRNLTAEGLVNSGDEPDLATALKDLDDTFGSGSGVNTNWIDEVTRTGHQQQYNLSLEGGDAKTQFHIGAGYFNQQGAVIASSFDRYSTNFNIKHKVNDRLSFATSFTIGENGQNTPSNGGAFSNPVGSAYFLVPYISPYNADGSFNLDPNQFASNYNPLAIAATDKSTLHQVKGIGSLSGEYKILPNFKFTSRVGVDLNALEENTYWNPNFGDGASYGGLSTRNYSRYFNWVATNLLDYHLDVNHDNTWVANIKAGYEAQKSQYYYEFVTTTGLPNNYSINVPSAGATPLTASGDNSDYTFASILSMADITFKGKYALTGSFRRDGSSRFGINNAYGNFGSVGAAWNMHEEEFIKKLDWITLLKIRGSYGSLGNANVGNYAWRPLYSYGQGTDPQGNAYNYNYLGNIGSGFTSLGNENLTWETNKTVDLGFDLSIFKDRLSLTFDWYNRQSDNLLLNQPISLTSGKSSFINNVGSMRNRGYEISLSGTPLILGDFRWNASFSLSHNKNTVLSLINHQQQVSGAFVRKEGLDIQTYYLRQWAGVDPANGNPLWYTDASMTKTTSVYSQAQLVANPKYSASPKYFGSFTSDFTYKGFSLSGLLYYNFGNYIRDSWARYTQGDGYDPLDNHVAAQLDRWQKPGDITNVPKYVFNNSNNSSASSTRFLYKGDYIRLRELTLAYNVPAQAVQKLGISSLRVYLRGTNLATWVRDKNLPYDPETYVNSTTNFDVYNPKTYTLGVNVGF; encoded by the coding sequence ATGAAAAAACTTTTACTTTACTTTTTGTGCTTCCTGATGTTTTCTGTAACGCAGGTGTATGCACAGTCCCGTACGGTAACTGGTACGGTTACAGGACGTGACGACAAGCAGCCCATCCCCGGGGCAAGTGTAAGGGTGAAAGGCACTCAGGTTGGAACTGTTACAGATGTTAACGGCCGTTATTCTATCAACGTGCCGGCTGGCTCAAATACTTTAGTAGTTACTTTCCTGGGATATGCCTCAAGCGAAGTGCCTGCTGTAGGTAAAACAGTTGACGTGATTATGGCGCCAAGCTCACGCGAATTAACTGAAGTTGTTGTAACGGGCTACGGGACACAAACCAAGGCAGCTGCTACTGGCCCGGTTGCAAGCGTAGGCTCAAAAGACCTGGAAGATAAACCTTATTCTTCTATGGATCAGGCTTTACAAGGCCGCGTAGCCGGTTTACAATCAGTAGGCGGTTCTGGTCAGCCGGGTGCTCTGCAACAAATCCGTATCCGTGGTATTGGTTCAATTACTGCTGGTTCAGATCCTTTGTACGTAGTAGATGGTGTGCCGGTTAATTCAGGCGACTTATCATCGAACACTACTTCTTCAAGCGCTATTGCTGCAATTAACCCAAATGACATTGAGAGCATCCAGGTATTAAAAGATGCGTCTCAGGCTGCTATTTATGGTTCAAGGGGTGCTAACGGTGTTATTGTAATTACAACCAAAAGCGGACGTGCAGGTAAAACAAAAGTACGTTTAGATGCTGAATATGGTTATGTAAAACCAAGTACCTTACCAAAGGCCGGACGTCCTTTAACTACAGATCAATGGCGTAATTTAACTGCTGAAGGTCTTGTTAATTCAGGTGACGAACCGGATTTAGCCACTGCATTAAAAGACCTGGATGATACTTTCGGATCGGGTAGTGGTGTAAATACTAACTGGATAGATGAAGTTACCCGAACAGGGCATCAGCAACAATATAACTTATCGCTTGAAGGCGGTGACGCTAAGACCCAGTTTCACATTGGTGCTGGTTACTTTAACCAACAGGGTGCTGTAATAGCTTCAAGTTTTGACAGATACTCTACCAACTTCAACATTAAGCATAAAGTGAATGACAGGCTATCATTTGCAACCTCATTTACTATTGGTGAAAACGGTCAAAACACTCCAAGCAATGGTGGTGCATTTTCAAACCCGGTAGGATCTGCTTATTTCCTTGTGCCTTACATCAGCCCTTATAATGCAGATGGAAGCTTTAATCTTGACCCTAACCAATTTGCATCAAACTATAATCCATTAGCTATTGCTGCAACTGATAAATCAACACTGCATCAGGTAAAAGGTATCGGATCATTATCGGGTGAGTATAAAATTTTACCAAATTTTAAATTTACTTCAAGAGTAGGTGTTGACTTAAACGCATTAGAAGAAAACACTTACTGGAATCCTAATTTCGGTGACGGTGCAAGTTATGGTGGTTTATCAACACGTAACTACAGCCGTTATTTTAACTGGGTTGCAACCAACTTATTAGATTATCACTTAGATGTAAATCATGATAATACCTGGGTTGCTAACATTAAAGCTGGTTACGAAGCGCAAAAGTCTCAATACTATTATGAGTTCGTAACTACGACAGGCTTGCCTAATAACTACAGCATTAATGTTCCATCTGCTGGCGCTACTCCTCTGACTGCAAGTGGCGATAATTCAGATTATACATTTGCCTCTATACTTTCTATGGCAGATATTACTTTCAAAGGTAAATATGCTTTAACAGGTAGTTTCCGTCGTGATGGTTCATCAAGATTTGGTATCAACAATGCTTACGGTAACTTCGGTTCAGTAGGTGCTGCATGGAATATGCACGAAGAAGAGTTTATCAAAAAACTTGACTGGATCACTTTATTAAAAATCAGAGGTTCATACGGTTCATTAGGTAATGCTAACGTAGGAAACTATGCATGGCGCCCACTTTATAGCTATGGACAAGGTACTGATCCACAAGGTAACGCTTATAACTATAATTACTTAGGTAACATTGGTAGTGGTTTTACCTCATTAGGAAACGAAAACTTAACCTGGGAAACCAATAAAACCGTTGACCTTGGTTTTGATTTGTCGATTTTCAAAGACCGACTTTCTTTAACTTTCGACTGGTACAACAGGCAGTCTGATAACTTATTGTTAAACCAGCCAATATCATTGACTTCAGGTAAGTCAAGCTTTATTAACAATGTTGGCTCGATGAGAAACAGAGGTTATGAAATTTCATTATCTGGTACACCTTTAATTCTTGGTGATTTCAGATGGAATGCAAGCTTCTCGCTTTCACATAATAAAAACACAGTACTTTCTCTTATCAACCACCAGCAACAGGTTAGTGGTGCATTTGTTAGAAAAGAAGGTTTAGATATTCAAACTTACTATCTGCGCCAATGGGCTGGTGTTGACCCCGCAAATGGTAACCCATTGTGGTATACAGATGCCAGTATGACTAAAACTACTTCGGTTTATAGCCAGGCACAATTGGTTGCTAATCCAAAATATTCAGCATCTCCTAAGTACTTCGGTAGCTTTACATCTGATTTCACTTACAAAGGATTTAGTCTGAGTGGTTTATTATACTATAACTTTGGTAACTACATCCGCGATTCTTGGGCTCGCTATACTCAAGGCGACGGTTATGACCCGCTTGATAACCACGTAGCTGCTCAGTTAGACAGATGGCAAAAACCAGGCGACATTACTAATGTGCCTAAATATGTGTTCAATAACTCTAATAACTCAAGTGCTTCATCTACCCGTTTCTTATATAAAGGTGATTACATCCGTTTGAGAGAATTAACCCTTGCTTACAATGTGCCTGCACAAGCTGTACAAAAGCTTGGAATTTCAAGCCTGCGCGTTTATTTAAGAGGTACCAACCTTGCTACTTGGGTAAGGGATAAAAACCTTCCTTATGATCCGGAAACTTACGTTAACAGTACTACTAACTTTGACGTATATAATCCAAAAACATATACGCTGGGTGTAAACGTAGGGTTTTAA
- a CDS encoding RagB/SusD family nutrient uptake outer membrane protein, translated as MKTINKFTLITGLVAAATLGSCKKDFLDQKPYTSVPTDEAITTASGMAAALNGAYSSLNAVDVYGRTLPLIGDLLGDNTFVSVANAGRYTSYNSYSVTVSDANVLGLWSSTYTDILYANNIINATVANSDQMRGEAYAIRALDYFNLVRAFAKPYSDDPSSPGVPLVTKYDKTALPARAKVSEVYTQIMSDLDQAYKLMSTYRGSAYFSKYAARALAAKVALNMGDYENAYTYAKDVISNSGFSLVSQANLINYFGVPDPQGAGSQTETLFEVGADKTNNNSTDELYNMYMQTSPTGGTSYGDILASVNLYNLYSNTDVRKGLIIKGARARTGGENPAYIVNKILATTAGAYTSKKVIRLAEVYLIAAEAGARTGKGDALTLLNTLMSQRDSGTVYASTGTQLISDIVTERRKELAFEGDRFFDLNRLKLPILRSNEYPSSARTINYGDPRRVLPIPQNELNVNPNITQNPL; from the coding sequence ATGAAAACGATAAATAAATTTACTTTAATAACTGGTCTGGTTGCAGCAGCTACATTAGGCTCATGTAAAAAGGACTTTTTAGACCAGAAACCATATACATCTGTTCCTACTGATGAGGCAATCACAACGGCAAGCGGGATGGCGGCTGCACTAAATGGCGCATACTCCAGCTTAAATGCGGTTGATGTTTATGGCCGTACTTTGCCGTTAATAGGAGACTTGCTGGGAGATAATACTTTTGTATCTGTTGCTAACGCTGGCCGTTATACTTCATACAACAGTTATTCTGTAACGGTATCTGATGCCAACGTTTTAGGTTTATGGTCATCAACTTATACAGATATTTTATATGCTAATAACATTATAAATGCAACTGTTGCAAACTCTGATCAAATGCGTGGAGAAGCTTATGCTATTCGTGCTCTTGATTATTTTAATCTTGTACGTGCATTTGCAAAACCTTACAGTGATGATCCAAGCTCACCGGGTGTGCCTTTAGTTACTAAGTATGATAAAACTGCTTTACCTGCAAGGGCCAAAGTAAGCGAAGTTTATACACAAATTATGTCTGATCTTGATCAGGCATATAAACTAATGTCAACCTACAGAGGTTCTGCATATTTTTCAAAATATGCTGCACGTGCTTTAGCTGCTAAAGTTGCATTAAACATGGGTGATTATGAAAATGCTTACACTTACGCTAAAGATGTAATCTCAAACAGCGGATTTTCATTAGTATCACAAGCTAACCTGATCAATTATTTTGGCGTGCCTGATCCTCAAGGAGCAGGTTCGCAAACAGAAACATTGTTTGAGGTAGGTGCTGATAAAACAAACAATAACAGTACTGACGAGCTTTACAATATGTATATGCAAACCAGCCCAACAGGCGGTACTTCATACGGTGATATCCTGGCTTCTGTAAACCTTTATAACTTATATTCAAATACAGATGTAAGAAAAGGTTTAATTATCAAAGGTGCAAGGGCAAGAACCGGTGGCGAGAATCCTGCATACATCGTAAACAAAATTCTGGCAACTACGGCTGGTGCATACACCTCTAAAAAGGTAATTCGTTTAGCTGAAGTTTACCTTATCGCAGCTGAAGCAGGTGCAAGAACCGGAAAAGGAGATGCTTTGACATTATTAAATACCTTAATGTCTCAACGTGATTCGGGAACTGTTTATGCTTCTACTGGTACTCAGCTGATCTCTGATATAGTTACTGAGCGTCGCAAAGAGCTGGCATTTGAAGGAGATAGGTTCTTTGACCTTAATCGTTTAAAATTACCAATATTAAGAAGTAATGAATATCCTTCATCTGCAAGGACTATCAATTATGGTGATCCAAGGCGTGTTTTACCAATACCACAAAACGAGTTAAATGTTAACCCTAACATTACTCAAAATCCACTATAA